A window of Lysobacter terrestris contains these coding sequences:
- a CDS encoding AmpG family muropeptide MFS transporter → MTSDAARERSGWQRVLRNLRQPKVLVMLLLGFSSGIPIYLVGNTLGFWMRENAIELSTIGFLSWVGLAYSLKFLWAPLVDKLDAPLLGRWLGRRRGWMLLAQLVAATALVGMALVQPQQGQLVLAGVVLDQLLVFGALALVVAFASATQDIVIDAWRIESADSNEQQGLLTSTSTLGYRAALLVTDSLILILAAGIGWSLSYEIMALLLGVGVVATLFAREPAASVQSAAAPHPALFTAKGLFDAVIGPFVAFFRQHGQWALLMLAAISLYRLPDFLLGPMANPFYADLGIAKETVGAVRGSFGLVATIAGIAAAGLCAVRFGFKGTLLAGAVLGPASNLAFAYLALHGADAGVFTAAMVIDNFCNGFSGVALVGYMSSLTNIGYTATQYALLSSFYALLGKVLKGMSGWAVEQLEVGRTLLEAYSLFFTATAVVGIPAVLLCVLLARRPPETVVARAPA, encoded by the coding sequence ATGACCTCTGACGCCGCGCGCGAGCGTTCCGGCTGGCAGCGCGTGCTGCGCAACCTGCGCCAGCCCAAGGTGCTGGTGATGTTGTTGCTGGGCTTCAGCTCCGGCATCCCCATCTACCTGGTCGGCAACACGCTCGGCTTCTGGATGCGCGAGAACGCCATCGAGCTGTCGACGATCGGCTTCCTGTCGTGGGTGGGGCTGGCGTATTCGCTGAAGTTCCTGTGGGCACCGCTGGTGGACAAGCTGGATGCGCCGCTGCTGGGGCGCTGGCTCGGCCGCCGGCGTGGCTGGATGCTGTTGGCGCAGCTGGTCGCCGCCACCGCGCTGGTAGGCATGGCCCTGGTCCAGCCGCAGCAGGGGCAGCTGGTGCTGGCCGGCGTCGTGCTCGACCAGTTGCTGGTGTTCGGCGCGTTGGCGCTGGTGGTGGCGTTCGCCTCGGCGACGCAGGACATCGTCATCGATGCCTGGCGCATCGAGAGCGCCGACAGCAACGAACAGCAGGGCCTGCTGACGTCGACCTCGACGCTCGGCTACCGCGCGGCGTTGCTGGTCACCGATTCGCTGATCCTGATCCTCGCTGCCGGGATCGGCTGGTCGTTGTCGTACGAGATCATGGCGCTGCTGCTCGGTGTCGGCGTGGTGGCGACGCTGTTCGCGCGCGAGCCGGCGGCCAGCGTGCAGAGCGCGGCCGCGCCGCATCCGGCGTTGTTCACGGCGAAGGGCCTGTTCGATGCGGTGATCGGGCCGTTCGTGGCGTTCTTCCGCCAGCACGGCCAGTGGGCCTTGCTGATGCTGGCGGCGATCAGCCTGTACCGCCTGCCGGATTTCCTGCTCGGGCCGATGGCCAACCCGTTCTACGCCGACCTCGGCATCGCCAAGGAAACCGTGGGCGCGGTGCGCGGTTCGTTCGGCCTGGTCGCCACGATCGCCGGCATCGCCGCGGCCGGCCTGTGCGCGGTGCGCTTCGGCTTCAAGGGCACGCTGCTGGCCGGCGCCGTGCTGGGGCCGGCGTCGAATCTTGCGTTCGCCTACCTCGCGCTGCACGGCGCCGACGCCGGCGTGTTCACCGCCGCGATGGTCATCGACAACTTCTGCAACGGCTTCTCAGGCGTCGCGCTGGTGGGCTACATGTCGAGCCTGACCAACATCGGCTACACGGCGACCCAATACGCGCTGCTCAGTTCCTTCTACGCACTGCTGGGCAAGGTGCTCAAGGGCATGTCGGGCTGGGCGGTGGAGCAGCTCGAGGTCGGTCGCACCCTGCTGGAGGCGTATTCGCTGTTCTTCACCGCGACCGCGGTGGTCGGCATCCCGGCCGTGCTGCTGTGCGTGCTGCTGGCGCGCCGCCCGCCCGAGACGGTGGTGGCGCGGGCGCCGGCGTGA
- a CDS encoding anhydro-N-acetylmuramic acid kinase has product MTQTASASQLFLGLISGTSADGIDAALVRFADDATGTHCELVHGRTYAWPEALRSRLIALGQGASIESIDEFATLDVRLGEHFADAALRLAAEAGVLPAQVHALGSHGQTVRHRPSGAAFDGIHPFTLQLGDAHVIAERTGITTVADFRRRDVAAGGHGAPLLPALHNALLHSPHEDRAVLNLGGIANFTLLPRVGDVRGFDTGPANALLDAWCARHTGQAFDAGGAFAAQGACDDALLRRLLDEPWFALPPPKSTGREVFHLDWVQARLVGGESPADVQATLLELTAASVADALRAHQPTTERVLVCGGGVHNPRLLQRIAAHLPGMQVESTAVHGVDPDFVEAMGFAWLARQALAGLPGNLPSVSGARGPRVLGVMHPRA; this is encoded by the coding sequence ATGACGCAGACCGCTTCCGCATCGCAGCTCTTCCTTGGCCTGATCTCCGGCACCAGCGCCGATGGCATCGATGCCGCGCTGGTGCGCTTCGCCGACGACGCCACCGGCACGCATTGCGAGCTCGTGCACGGCCGCACCTATGCCTGGCCCGAGGCGCTGCGTTCGCGCCTGATCGCGTTGGGCCAGGGCGCATCGATCGAGTCCATCGACGAATTCGCCACGCTCGACGTGCGCCTGGGCGAACACTTCGCCGACGCCGCATTGCGTTTGGCCGCCGAAGCCGGCGTCCTGCCCGCGCAGGTGCACGCGCTCGGCTCGCACGGGCAGACGGTGCGCCATCGGCCCAGCGGCGCGGCCTTCGATGGCATCCATCCTTTCACCCTGCAGCTGGGCGACGCGCACGTGATCGCCGAGCGCACCGGCATCACCACCGTCGCCGACTTCCGCCGCCGCGATGTCGCCGCCGGCGGGCATGGCGCGCCGTTGCTGCCGGCGCTGCACAACGCATTGCTGCATTCGCCGCACGAGGATCGCGCGGTGCTCAACCTGGGCGGGATCGCCAACTTCACCCTGTTGCCGCGCGTGGGCGATGTGCGCGGCTTCGACACCGGCCCGGCCAACGCGTTGCTGGATGCCTGGTGCGCGCGCCACACCGGGCAGGCGTTCGATGCGGGTGGCGCATTTGCCGCCCAGGGCGCCTGCGATGACGCATTGCTGCGCCGCCTGCTCGACGAGCCGTGGTTCGCGTTGCCGCCGCCGAAGAGCACGGGGCGCGAGGTGTTCCACCTCGACTGGGTGCAGGCGCGCCTGGTCGGTGGCGAATCGCCGGCCGACGTGCAGGCGACGCTGCTCGAACTCACCGCCGCCAGCGTCGCCGACGCCCTGCGCGCGCACCAGCCAACGACAGAACGCGTGCTGGTGTGCGGCGGCGGCGTGCACAACCCGCGCCTGCTGCAACGGATCGCGGCGCACCTGCCCGGCATGCAGGTCGAATCCACCGCGGTGCACGGCGTCGATCCCGATTTCGTCGAAGCGATGGGCTTCGCCTGGCTGGCGCGGCAGGCGCTCGCGGGCCTGCCCGGCAACCTGCCCAGCGTCAGCGGCGCGCGCGGCCCGCGCGTGCTGGGGGTGATGCACCCGCGCGCCTAG
- the pyrE gene encoding orotate phosphoribosyltransferase produces MSDHRSRFLQLALRADALRFGEFTLKSGRQSPYFFNAGLFNSGALLGELASCYADAIAAHGVGFDLLFGPAYKGIPLATAVACEFARRGRDLPVAFNRKEAKAHGEGGSLIGAPLGGRRVLIVDDVITAGTAIREALAIIRNAGGIAAGIVIALDRQEAVDPSVSRRSAAQTVADEHGLPVIAVASLSDLLEFAGSQAELVAQRERLLAYRAAYGSDAAA; encoded by the coding sequence ATGTCCGACCACCGCTCCCGCTTCCTCCAGCTCGCCCTGCGCGCCGATGCCCTGCGCTTCGGCGAATTCACCCTCAAGTCGGGGCGGCAGAGCCCGTACTTCTTCAACGCCGGCCTGTTCAATTCCGGCGCACTGCTTGGCGAGCTGGCGAGCTGCTACGCGGATGCGATCGCCGCGCACGGCGTCGGCTTCGACCTGCTGTTCGGCCCGGCCTACAAGGGCATCCCGCTTGCCACCGCGGTGGCCTGCGAATTCGCGCGCCGCGGCCGCGACCTGCCCGTCGCCTTCAACCGCAAGGAAGCCAAGGCGCACGGCGAAGGCGGCAGCCTGATCGGGGCACCGCTGGGCGGGCGCCGCGTGCTGATCGTCGACGACGTGATCACCGCCGGTACCGCGATCCGCGAAGCGCTGGCCATCATCCGCAACGCGGGCGGCATCGCCGCCGGCATCGTGATCGCACTGGATCGCCAGGAAGCCGTTGACCCCAGCGTATCGCGACGCTCCGCGGCACAAACTGTCGCGGACGAACACGGGCTCCCGGTCATCGCGGTCGCCAGCCTGTCCGACCTGCTGGAGTTCGCCGGCAGCCAGGCGGAGCTGGTCGCGCAGCGCGAACGGTTGCTGGCGTACCGTGCCGCGTATGGGAGCGACGCCGCGGCATGA
- the tyrS gene encoding tyrosine--tRNA ligase: protein MADTPTAAALEQIARGAEEILKREELEARLKLGRPLRIKAGFDPTAPDLHLGHTVLLNKMRQFQDLGHQVIFLIGDFTGMIGDPTGKNVTRKPLTREDVLANAQTYAEQVFKVLDRERTEVRFNSEWFGQMSAADMIKLAAQHTVARMLERDDFAKRYAAQQSIAIHEFLYPLVQGYDSVALKADVELGGTDQKFNLLMGRGLQEHYGQPPQIVLTMPLLEGLDGVNKMSKSLGNYIGINEPAIDIVTKTMKIDDALMWRWIDLLSFEISIAEVATLRREIEAGTLNPRDLKLRLARELAARFHGDVAAETAVAGWNAAVRGVGDTSSLPLADVVVPKEGLRIAALLTAAGLTPSNAEANRKLKERAVRIDGEVIEDAQRVFEPGFEGVLAVGKRTFARVRLVAA from the coding sequence GTGGCAGACACCCCTACCGCCGCCGCCCTCGAGCAGATCGCCCGTGGCGCCGAAGAAATCCTCAAGCGCGAGGAGCTCGAGGCCCGCCTCAAGCTCGGGCGCCCGCTGCGCATCAAGGCCGGCTTCGACCCGACCGCGCCCGACCTGCACCTGGGGCATACGGTGCTGCTCAACAAGATGCGGCAGTTCCAGGACCTCGGCCACCAGGTGATCTTCCTGATCGGCGACTTCACCGGAATGATCGGTGACCCGACCGGCAAGAACGTCACCCGCAAGCCGCTCACCCGCGAGGACGTGCTCGCCAACGCGCAGACCTATGCCGAGCAGGTGTTCAAGGTGCTCGATCGCGAGCGCACCGAGGTGCGTTTCAACAGCGAATGGTTCGGGCAGATGTCGGCCGCGGACATGATCAAGCTGGCCGCGCAGCACACCGTGGCGCGCATGCTAGAGCGCGACGACTTCGCCAAGCGCTATGCCGCGCAGCAATCGATCGCCATCCACGAATTCCTGTATCCGCTGGTGCAGGGCTACGACTCGGTCGCGCTGAAGGCGGACGTCGAGCTCGGCGGCACCGACCAGAAGTTCAACCTGCTGATGGGCCGCGGCCTGCAGGAGCACTACGGGCAGCCGCCGCAGATCGTGCTGACCATGCCGCTGCTGGAAGGCCTCGACGGCGTCAACAAGATGTCGAAGTCGTTGGGCAACTACATCGGCATCAACGAGCCGGCGATCGATATCGTCACCAAGACCATGAAGATCGACGATGCGCTGATGTGGCGCTGGATCGACCTGCTCAGCTTCGAGATCTCGATTGCCGAGGTGGCGACGCTCAGGCGTGAGATCGAAGCCGGAACGCTCAATCCGCGCGACCTCAAGCTGCGCCTGGCGCGCGAGCTGGCCGCGCGTTTCCACGGGGACGTGGCGGCGGAAACCGCCGTTGCTGGCTGGAATGCCGCGGTGCGCGGTGTGGGCGACACTTCATCGCTGCCGCTGGCTGATGTCGTGGTGCCGAAGGAAGGTCTGCGTATCGCCGCGCTGCTGACCGCGGCGGGCCTGACCCCGAGCAATGCGGAAGCCAATCGCAAGCTCAAGGAGCGTGCGGTCCGCATTGACGGCGAGGTCATCGAGGACGCGCAGCGCGTGTTCGAGCCGGGCTTCGAAGGCGTGCTGGCCGTCGGCAAGCGCACGTTCGCGCGCGTACGCCTGGTTGCCGCGTAA
- a CDS encoding peptidoglycan DD-metalloendopeptidase family protein, producing MVTMGKSGLGAQRRERLKALREAALHRPVLARHLSDGFNGRWSRRQWAQASLMATMVMLVAAIVPGFSPTQSTPAPTPRLSMALPLPSLPLARRHGQAGDSWQLVRVERGQTLASLFKQLGLSPNTLHRVMQQPGARESLTRLRPGTELAFDMPVGEGGTGGELRGLRFDRDTNHRVEMSLDGDRIQQKLIERPTDTRTVVLSGKVGRSLFRSARKVGLTAANINTLTDDIFKYDIDFNDDVAASDRFSVVVEQTWREGELISTGPVLAATFTTGKTLHTGFRFLREGKAEYFTGDGRPLKKSFIRMPIPYARLTSGFGARRHPVLGRMRMHKGVDYAAGTGTPIMAAGDARVVSAGWQGGYGNAVVLDHGRGYTTLYGHMSRIGKIKRGQRIAQGTVIGYVGSTGMSTGPHLHYEFRINGVHRNPLSITMPPPEPLRGPALAQFRQQTAVALTRIQKVENIIYADAGPAPKQVASIAAAKKNGRKG from the coding sequence ATGGTAACCATGGGCAAATCCGGACTGGGCGCGCAGCGGCGCGAACGACTCAAGGCCTTGCGCGAAGCCGCATTGCATCGGCCGGTCCTGGCCCGCCATCTCTCCGATGGATTCAACGGTCGCTGGTCGCGTCGCCAATGGGCGCAGGCCAGCCTGATGGCGACCATGGTCATGCTGGTCGCCGCGATCGTTCCCGGTTTCAGCCCGACCCAGTCCACCCCGGCGCCCACGCCGCGCCTGTCGATGGCCCTGCCGTTGCCGTCGCTGCCGCTGGCGCGTCGCCACGGCCAGGCCGGTGACAGCTGGCAGCTGGTCCGGGTCGAACGCGGGCAGACCCTCGCCTCGCTGTTCAAGCAGCTCGGCCTGTCGCCGAACACATTGCACCGGGTGATGCAGCAGCCCGGCGCCCGCGAATCCCTCACCCGGCTCCGGCCGGGCACCGAACTGGCCTTCGACATGCCGGTCGGCGAAGGCGGCACGGGCGGCGAACTGCGCGGCCTGCGCTTCGACCGCGACACCAACCATCGCGTCGAGATGAGCCTGGACGGCGACCGGATCCAGCAGAAGCTGATCGAACGGCCGACCGACACCCGCACCGTGGTGCTCAGCGGCAAGGTCGGGCGTTCGCTGTTCCGTTCGGCGCGCAAGGTCGGCCTGACCGCGGCCAACATCAACACGCTGACCGACGACATCTTCAAGTACGACATCGACTTCAACGACGACGTCGCCGCGAGCGACCGTTTCAGCGTCGTGGTCGAGCAGACCTGGCGCGAAGGCGAACTGATCAGCACCGGCCCGGTGCTCGCCGCGACCTTCACCACCGGCAAGACGCTGCACACCGGCTTCCGCTTCCTGCGCGAGGGCAAGGCCGAGTACTTCACCGGCGACGGTCGCCCGCTGAAGAAGAGCTTCATCCGCATGCCGATCCCGTACGCACGCCTCACCTCCGGCTTCGGCGCGCGCCGCCACCCGGTGCTGGGCCGCATGCGCATGCACAAGGGCGTGGATTACGCCGCGGGCACGGGCACGCCGATCATGGCCGCCGGCGACGCGCGCGTCGTCTCCGCCGGCTGGCAGGGCGGTTACGGCAACGCGGTGGTGCTCGACCACGGCCGCGGCTACACCACGCTGTACGGGCACATGTCGCGCATCGGCAAGATCAAGCGCGGCCAGCGCATCGCGCAGGGCACGGTGATCGGCTACGTCGGCAGCACCGGCATGTCCACCGGCCCGCACCTGCACTACGAATTCCGCATCAACGGCGTGCACCGCAACCCGCTCTCGATCACGATGCCGCCGCCGGAGCCGCTGCGCGGCCCGGCACTGGCGCAGTTCCGCCAGCAGACGGCGGTCGCGCTGACGCGCATCCAGAAGGTCGAGAACATCATTTACGCCGATGCCGGCCCCGCGCCGAAGCAGGTGGCAAGCATCGCCGCGGCGAAGAAGAACGGCCGCAAGGGCTGA
- a CDS encoding phosphomannomutase/phosphoglucomutase yields the protein MSEKKTLDPAQLKLLCQVAAVVLALLAAWFGWSAWEQFRDSNRRVAVERARDAAVESAQALLAVEQKQFAAQLQSAPVQAALAANDLHLAGEALTQGWASATEGEVLSTDLDPAYAGLPKTGYGRLAAMEQALADQKPVAWVVTDGLGKQKLALAAPVLRGTELIGVASVRLPLDKLGSGIEGARIPEAGYLALRQGSTSLVERGDKALANGAEALAAKVPGSDLRVSAAVPDVAGGPLGLGWLPCAVITAILVLAALAAWLYPMRSLRRGTSAHHDDGDTQTLAQLAPDLLVPAAAVAVAAPAEAAPAARIGVAIDRGIFRAYDVRGVVGKTLDAGVAELLGQSIGSLMQQQGLLDIVVGRDGRLSGPELTEGLVKGLRKAGRNVIDIGMAPTPVVYFGAYQLRAGSCVSVTGSHNPPDYNGFKIVVGGETLSGDAITDLYDRIAEDRLYAAAAPGDVRTQDISEDYVQRIANDVQLDRPLKVVVDAGNGVAGEIGPRVLSAIGAEVTPLYCEIDGTFPNHHPDPSEPHNLNDLIRMVERLDADLGIAFDGDGDRLGVVTRDGQNIFPDRLLMLFAADVLERNPGAMIIFDVKCTGRLPGHILRHGGSPLMWKTGHSLIKAKMRETGAELAGEMSGHFFFKERWYGFDDGIYAAARLLEILSVQPDTPSATLAALPDGVSTPEIKVDAPDGDPHSFVERFRSAAQFEGGRASMIDGLRVDFADGWGLVRASNTTPVLVMRFDADSPAALQRIQQAFREQLLALKPDLVVPF from the coding sequence ATGAGCGAGAAGAAGACCCTGGACCCGGCGCAGCTGAAGCTGCTGTGCCAGGTCGCCGCCGTGGTGCTGGCGTTGCTGGCGGCCTGGTTCGGCTGGAGCGCGTGGGAGCAGTTCCGCGACAGCAACCGGCGCGTGGCCGTCGAGCGCGCGCGCGACGCTGCGGTCGAGTCCGCGCAGGCGCTGCTCGCTGTCGAGCAGAAGCAGTTCGCCGCGCAGCTGCAGAGCGCGCCGGTGCAGGCGGCGCTGGCGGCGAATGACCTGCACCTGGCCGGGGAAGCGCTGACCCAGGGCTGGGCATCGGCGACCGAAGGCGAGGTGCTGTCGACCGACCTCGATCCGGCCTACGCCGGCCTGCCCAAGACCGGCTACGGCCGCCTGGCGGCGATGGAGCAGGCGCTGGCCGACCAGAAGCCGGTCGCCTGGGTGGTCACCGACGGCCTGGGCAAGCAGAAGCTGGCGCTGGCCGCGCCGGTGCTGCGCGGTACCGAGCTGATCGGTGTCGCCAGCGTGCGCCTGCCGCTGGACAAGCTGGGCAGCGGGATCGAGGGCGCGCGCATTCCGGAAGCCGGTTACCTCGCCCTGCGCCAGGGTTCGACCAGCCTGGTCGAACGCGGCGACAAGGCGCTCGCCAACGGCGCCGAGGCGCTGGCCGCGAAGGTGCCGGGCAGCGACCTGCGCGTGTCCGCCGCGGTACCCGACGTGGCCGGTGGTCCCCTCGGCCTGGGCTGGCTGCCGTGCGCGGTCATCACCGCCATCCTCGTGCTGGCGGCCTTGGCCGCGTGGCTCTACCCGATGCGCTCGCTGCGCCGCGGCACGTCGGCCCACCACGATGACGGTGACACCCAGACCCTCGCCCAGCTGGCCCCGGACCTGCTGGTGCCGGCCGCCGCGGTGGCGGTCGCCGCGCCGGCCGAAGCCGCGCCCGCGGCACGGATCGGGGTAGCCATCGACCGCGGCATCTTCCGCGCCTACGACGTGCGCGGCGTGGTCGGCAAGACCCTCGATGCCGGCGTCGCCGAACTGCTCGGCCAGTCGATCGGTTCGCTGATGCAGCAGCAGGGCCTGCTCGACATCGTGGTTGGCCGCGACGGTCGCCTGTCCGGCCCGGAACTCACCGAGGGCCTGGTCAAGGGCCTGCGCAAGGCGGGCCGCAACGTCATCGACATCGGCATGGCGCCGACGCCGGTGGTGTACTTCGGCGCCTACCAGCTGCGCGCCGGCTCCTGCGTCTCGGTCACCGGCAGCCACAACCCGCCGGACTACAACGGCTTCAAGATCGTGGTCGGCGGCGAGACGCTGTCCGGCGACGCGATCACCGACCTCTACGACCGCATCGCCGAAGACCGCCTGTACGCCGCGGCCGCCCCCGGCGACGTGCGCACCCAGGACATCAGCGAGGACTACGTCCAGCGCATCGCCAACGACGTGCAGCTGGACCGCCCGCTCAAGGTCGTGGTCGACGCCGGCAACGGCGTGGCCGGCGAGATCGGCCCGCGCGTGCTGTCGGCGATCGGCGCCGAGGTCACCCCGCTGTACTGCGAGATCGACGGCACCTTCCCCAACCACCACCCCGATCCCAGCGAGCCGCACAACCTCAACGATCTGATCCGCATGGTCGAGCGCCTCGACGCCGACCTCGGCATCGCCTTCGACGGCGACGGCGACCGCCTGGGCGTGGTCACCCGCGACGGCCAGAACATCTTCCCGGACCGCCTGCTGATGCTGTTCGCCGCCGACGTGCTCGAGCGCAATCCCGGCGCGATGATCATCTTCGACGTGAAGTGCACCGGCCGCCTGCCGGGCCACATCCTGCGCCACGGCGGCAGCCCGCTGATGTGGAAGACCGGCCATTCGCTGATCAAGGCGAAGATGCGCGAAACCGGCGCGGAGCTCGCCGGCGAGATGAGCGGGCACTTCTTCTTCAAGGAACGCTGGTACGGCTTCGACGACGGCATCTACGCCGCGGCGCGCCTGCTCGAGATCCTGTCGGTGCAGCCGGACACGCCGTCGGCCACCCTGGCCGCCCTGCCGGACGGCGTGTCGACGCCGGAGATCAAGGTCGACGCGCCCGACGGCGATCCGCACAGCTTCGTCGAGCGCTTCCGTTCCGCCGCGCAGTTCGAGGGCGGACGCGCGTCGATGATCGACGGCCTGCGCGTGGACTTCGCCGACGGCTGGGGCCTGGTGCGCGCCTCCAACACCACCCCGGTGCTGGTGATGCGCTTCGATGCCGATTCCCCGGCGGCGCTGCAACGCATCCAGCAGGCCTTCCGCGAGCAGCTGCTCGCACTGAAGCCGGACCTGGTCGTGCCGTTCTGA
- the radC gene encoding RadC family protein: protein MRIRDWPATERPREKLLARGAGALSDAELLALFLGSGLRGRDAVATARELLATHGPLRPLLEQPPHALRRLPGLGPARACTLAAALELGRRLLHAELERGAVLGDPQAAGRYFMQHLRGRPHEVFAAMFLDTRHRVLAYEELFQGTLDGAEVHPREVVRRALGHNAAAVIVAHNHPSGNPEPSAADRAVTARLKQALALVDLRLLDHFVIGDGPPVSLAARGWV from the coding sequence ATGCGCATCCGCGACTGGCCCGCGACCGAGCGTCCGCGCGAGAAGCTGCTGGCCCGCGGTGCCGGCGCGCTGTCGGATGCGGAACTGCTGGCGTTGTTCCTCGGCTCGGGCCTGCGCGGGCGCGACGCGGTGGCCACCGCACGCGAATTGCTGGCGACGCACGGCCCGCTGCGGCCCCTGCTGGAGCAGCCGCCGCACGCACTGCGCCGCCTGCCGGGCCTGGGGCCCGCGCGCGCCTGCACCCTGGCCGCGGCACTCGAACTGGGCCGGCGCCTGCTGCATGCCGAACTCGAACGCGGCGCCGTCCTCGGCGACCCGCAGGCGGCCGGCCGCTACTTCATGCAGCACCTGCGCGGACGGCCGCACGAGGTGTTCGCGGCGATGTTCCTCGACACCCGCCACCGCGTCCTCGCCTACGAGGAGCTGTTCCAGGGTACCCTCGACGGCGCCGAAGTGCATCCGCGCGAAGTCGTGCGCCGCGCGCTGGGCCACAACGCCGCCGCGGTGATCGTCGCCCACAACCACCCGAGCGGAAATCCCGAGCCCTCGGCCGCGGATCGCGCGGTGACGGCGCGGTTGAAACAGGCGCTGGCGCTGGTCGACCTGCGCCTGCTCGACCACTTCGTGATCGGGGACGGGCCACCGGTGTCGCTGGCGGCGCGCGGGTGGGTGTGA
- a CDS encoding exodeoxyribonuclease III — protein MRIISFNANGLRSAATKGFFDWFATQDADVLCLQETKAQEHQLADPAFRPDGYRSYFKDASTKKGYSGVAIYSRREPDEVRTAMGWSAFDDEGRYIEARYGNLSVVSFYIPSGSSGELRQDFKFEVMRWLGPILQQWLASGRDYVLCGDWNIVRSRLDIKNWTSNQKNSGCLPAERDWLNDLCAEGSGWVDAYRHLHADGQDYTWWSNRGAARANNVGWRIDYQFATPSLRDRLRACAIAAAPRFSDHAPFAVDYAHDL, from the coding sequence GTGAGAATCATCAGCTTCAACGCCAACGGCCTGCGCTCGGCCGCCACCAAGGGTTTCTTCGACTGGTTCGCGACGCAGGACGCCGACGTGCTGTGCCTGCAGGAGACCAAGGCGCAGGAGCACCAGCTGGCCGACCCGGCGTTCCGCCCCGACGGCTACCGCAGCTACTTCAAGGATGCGAGCACCAAGAAGGGCTACAGCGGCGTGGCGATCTATTCCCGCCGCGAACCCGACGAGGTGCGCACGGCGATGGGCTGGTCCGCCTTCGACGACGAGGGCCGCTACATCGAGGCGCGCTACGGCAACCTCAGTGTGGTGTCCTTCTACATTCCCTCCGGCTCGTCGGGCGAGCTGCGCCAGGATTTCAAGTTCGAGGTGATGCGCTGGCTCGGCCCGATCCTGCAGCAGTGGCTGGCCTCGGGCCGCGACTACGTGCTGTGCGGCGACTGGAACATCGTGCGCAGCCGCCTCGACATCAAGAACTGGACTTCGAACCAGAAGAACTCCGGCTGCCTGCCCGCCGAGCGCGACTGGCTCAACGACCTGTGCGCGGAGGGCAGCGGCTGGGTCGACGCCTACCGCCACCTGCACGCGGACGGCCAGGACTACACCTGGTGGAGCAACCGCGGCGCCGCGCGCGCCAACAACGTCGGTTGGCGCATCGACTACCAGTTCGCCACCCCGTCGCTGCGCGATCGACTGCGCGCGTGCGCGATCGCCGCTGCGCCGCGCTTCTCCGACCATGCCCCGTTCGCCGTGGATTACGCCCATGACCTCTGA
- the dut gene encoding dUTP diphosphatase — protein MHHTLELKILDARFGGEWPLPAYATPASAGLDLRAALDQPLALQPGDAALVPSGLAIHVGDPAMCAVILPRSGLGHKHGIVLGNGTGLIDADYQGPLLISVWNRGREAFTIQPGDRIAQLVVLPIVRATLQVVDEFEASARGAGGFGHTGVR, from the coding sequence ATGCACCACACGCTGGAACTGAAGATCCTTGACGCGCGCTTCGGCGGCGAATGGCCGCTGCCCGCGTACGCGACGCCGGCCAGCGCCGGCCTCGACCTGCGCGCCGCGCTCGACCAGCCCCTGGCGCTGCAGCCGGGCGATGCGGCGTTGGTGCCGTCGGGGCTGGCCATCCACGTCGGCGATCCGGCGATGTGCGCGGTGATCCTGCCGCGCTCGGGGCTGGGGCATAAGCACGGCATCGTGCTCGGCAACGGCACCGGCCTGATCGACGCCGACTACCAGGGGCCGCTGCTGATCAGCGTGTGGAATCGCGGCCGCGAGGCTTTTACGATCCAGCCCGGGGACCGCATCGCGCAGCTGGTGGTGCTGCCGATCGTGCGGGCGACGTTGCAGGTGGTCGACGAATTCGAGGCCAGCGCGCGCGGCGCGGGCGGCTTCGGCCATACCGGCGTGCGCTGA